A section of the Leeia speluncae genome encodes:
- a CDS encoding SfnB family sulfur acquisition oxidoreductase, with protein sequence MSTYTEQELRSAPRVNAQDTFAPLKKVETPAHIIKSDAEAIEIAHKLAGEFIRHAGLRDSEGILPIKEIDAYSQSGLWGINIPKAYGGAAVSYATLAEVIKIIASGDSSIAQITQNHLALNAHIALDGTEEQKKDLFGLVLKGYRFGNAFSEKNSKNVAAFETKLTDHGDFVTVTGEKFYTTGALLAHLVPIVAVNDEGKGFLVFTDRQADGLTVINDWSSFGQRTTASGSIKIEQVKVAKSRVIPVDAFDTPTAAGAISQIIQAAIDGGIAKGALEDTITFIKNQSRPWIDSGKEKASEDPFTVSAIGHLVIKLHAAEALLERAGKKIDEALISPNETTVNAATLATSEAKVLTTEIAIEATNKLFELAGTRATLKAHNLDRHWRNARTHTLHDPVRWKYFHIGNYALNQISPPRHPWN encoded by the coding sequence CCGAACAAGAGTTACGATCCGCTCCACGAGTTAACGCGCAAGATACATTTGCCCCATTAAAAAAAGTAGAAACCCCTGCTCATATTATTAAAAGCGATGCAGAAGCGATTGAAATTGCCCACAAACTAGCAGGGGAGTTTATTCGACATGCAGGGCTAAGAGATAGCGAAGGTATTTTGCCAATTAAAGAAATTGATGCGTATTCGCAAAGTGGCTTATGGGGAATCAATATTCCTAAAGCGTATGGCGGTGCGGCGGTTTCTTATGCGACGTTAGCTGAAGTCATTAAAATTATTGCTTCTGGCGACTCTAGCATTGCCCAAATCACCCAAAATCATTTGGCGTTGAATGCGCATATTGCTTTAGATGGTACAGAAGAGCAGAAAAAAGACTTATTTGGCTTGGTGCTAAAAGGTTACCGTTTTGGAAATGCGTTCTCAGAAAAGAACAGTAAAAACGTTGCTGCCTTTGAAACGAAACTAACCGATCATGGTGATTTTGTTACTGTTACTGGCGAAAAATTCTATACCACAGGTGCTTTACTAGCCCACCTAGTACCTATCGTCGCTGTCAATGACGAAGGAAAAGGCTTCTTAGTCTTTACCGATCGCCAAGCAGACGGGTTAACGGTTATTAATGATTGGTCTAGTTTTGGCCAACGAACAACGGCTTCAGGCTCGATTAAGATTGAACAAGTAAAAGTCGCAAAAAGCAGAGTCATTCCGGTCGATGCATTTGATACACCCACTGCAGCGGGTGCCATTTCACAAATCATTCAAGCAGCCATTGATGGGGGAATTGCGAAAGGTGCGCTTGAAGATACGATTACCTTTATCAAAAATCAAAGCCGACCATGGATTGATAGCGGAAAGGAAAAAGCATCAGAAGATCCGTTCACGGTCAGTGCGATTGGCCACTTAGTGATTAAACTGCATGCAGCAGAAGCACTATTAGAAAGAGCGGGTAAAAAGATTGATGAAGCACTTATTTCCCCCAATGAAACAACAGTAAATGCAGCAACGCTAGCAACATCGGAAGCGAAAGTACTGACAACAGAAATTGCTATTGAGGCAACAAATAAACTGTTTGAGCTAGCAGGGACGCGCGCTACATTAAAAGCCCATAATTTAGACCGACACTGGCGAAATGCCCGCACACACACGCTGCATGATCCTGTGCGTTGGAAATATTTTCATATTGGAAACTATGCATTAAATCAAATTAGCCCGCCGCGCCATCCTTGGAATTAA